ACCGCCACCCGCGGCTCCCCGCCGCGGGTCGCCGCCCCCATGATCGGTCGCAGGATGCGTTGTGTCAGCAGCAGTCCCGTGCCCGCGGCGGCCGGTCCGCCGAATAGCGCGCCGAGCGCGATGGGCACCAATAGCCCCGTCCCCGCGCCATGGTTCAGCAGCAGGGATATGCCGCCGCCGGCCGCCCAGGCCCCCAGCAGGATGCCGGCCTGGTGCCGCGCGAGATTCATCGCGGCATCGCGCTGCTCCGTAGTGGGTTCGGCGCCGGCGACGAACCACCTCAGCGTCGGCGCGAGGTTGAGCGCCCCCGCCACCGCTACGCACAGGGCGCCCAGCACACCCAGCGCCACCATCACGATCACGCGGCGTTCCGGCAAGGCGACGGCCGCGTGCCTCCCGAGCGGAATCAGGATGGCCGACGCGTCGAGGAGGCCGATGGCGTAGGCCAGGGCGAGATCACTCCCGTACCGAATCGCCAACCGCCGGACCGAATTTCGGCGCTCCGGGCGGAGGTTACTCGCCCACCGCGGGAACGGAGCCCTGCGCCGGCCCACTAGGCGCCGTTGTTCGGTCCGCCCGAGTTCTGGCCCGGGATGTCGGTGATCGGGAAGTTCGGCATCGGCTTCGGCGAGGGCGTGTCGGGCAGCGTGGGGATCTCGCTGGCCGGGATGTCGTGCAGCCCGTTGACGGGCGGCCCGTTCTCGCGGCTGCCGTAGCTGCTGCCCGGCGCCCGGGGCCCGAGCAGTTCGCTGACCGTCACCAGGCGGTAGCCGTTGGCCTTGAGCACGGGTATGAACTGGTACACCAAATCGACGGTGCTCGAATAGGTGTCATGGAACAACACGACCGAGCCGGGCTTGATGTAGGTCATCAGCATGTACCGCGTTGCGGCCGTATTGGAGTCGTTCGCCCAGTCGAAAGGGATGACGTCCCAGAGGATTTCGGCCAGCCCGAACCGGGCGGCGGTCTGCCGCACGGCGTCGTTGGACAGGCCCCCGGCGGGGCGGTAGAGGTTGG
This genomic window from Mycobacterium saskatchewanense contains:
- a CDS encoding polysaccharide deacetylase family protein, with protein sequence MPKRPDTQAWRYWRTVAGVVAATAVLVIGGLTGHVTRADNLSCSVTKCVALTFDDGPSPFDGRLLQILKDNDAKATFFEIGNKVAANPAGAKQVADAGMEIGSHTWEHPNMATIPPEEIAGQFSRANDAITAATGRTPNLYRPAGGLSNDAVRQTAARFGLAEILWDVIPFDWANDSNTAATRYMLMTYIKPGSVVLFHDTYSSTVDLVYQFIPVLKANGYRLVTVSELLGPRAPGSSYGSRENGPPVNGLHDIPASEIPTLPDTPSPKPMPNFPITDIPGQNSGGPNNGA